GTGTCCCGTGGCCTCGCTCTCGACCAGGGCGAGCTGGTGACGGTCGCGCTCGGCGCCGGGGAGCCCTCCGCCGACCTCACCCGGGGCGTGTCCCGGGTCGGCGAGATCGTCGGCCGGTGTGGCGCGACACTCGGCGAGGCGGAGGCGCGGCGGTTCGCCGGCTTCGCGCGCGTGCTGCTCACCGCGGATCTGCTCGGCGCGGCCGGGGGCTTGTTCGGCAAGGCGGTCGAGTACGCCGAGCAGCGTGTGCAGTTCGGCAGGCCGATCGGTTCGTTCCAGGCCGTCCAGCACCTGCTGGCCCGGGCGTTCGCCGACCTGGAGGCGATGCGCAGCACCCTGGCGCACGCGGCGCACGCGATCGACACCGGGGACGACGCCCACGCCTGCGCCCTGGTCGCGAAGGCCTATGCGAACGAGGCCGCGGTCTCGGTGGTGGAGACCGCCATCCAGGTGTTCGGCGGCGTGGCGATCACCTGGGAGTTCCCCGCGCACCTGCACCTGCGGCGCGTGGTGGCGGACGCGCAGGTCTTCGGGACCGCGGACGTCCTGTACGGACTGCTGCACGACGAGGTGGAAGGAGTGGCGCGATGACCGAGGACGTCGCCGCGTTCCGGGCGCGGTTCCGCGAGTGGCTGCGGGACAACGTGATCACGCCGGGGCCGGACGAGCCGCACGCGTTGTTCCTCAAGCGCTGGCACCAGACGCTGTACCAGGGCGGCTGGGTCGGGCTGTCCTGGCCGCGCGAGTACGGCGGCCAGGAGCTGGGCAACGTCTACGATGTCGTGCTCAACGAGGAGATCGGCGCGTCCGGAGCGCCGGACGCGCCGCGCATCGGTTACCTCGGACGCGCGTTGCTGCAGTGGGGCACCGAGGAGCAGCGGCGGAAGTACCTGCCGGGCCTGCTCAGCGGCGCGGACTACTGGTGCCAGGGGTTCTCCGAGCCGGGGGCGGGCTCCGATCTGGCGGGGATCGCCGCCAGGGCGGTGCGGGATGGCGACGTGTACCGGATCAGCGGCCAGAAGGTCTGGACGACCTACG
The window above is part of the Amycolatopsis thermoflava N1165 genome. Proteins encoded here:
- a CDS encoding acyl-CoA dehydrogenase family protein; amino-acid sequence: MSEDALLRETAAEIAEQCRPEQHDDCWKALTETGFSALRDADGDAPAATAAQTVVVVEEMAKVVCGAPLVGALLAGEALRLAGVALDEPLTVVLADDLGSLGAGLAWDSTAVSRGLALDQGELVTVALGAGEPSADLTRGVSRVGEIVGRCGATLGEAEARRFAGFARVLLTADLLGAAGGLFGKAVEYAEQRVQFGRPIGSFQAVQHLLARAFADLEAMRSTLAHAAHAIDTGDDAHACALVAKAYANEAAVSVVETAIQVFGGVAITWEFPAHLHLRRVVADAQVFGTADVLYGLLHDEVEGVAR